The window TTGAAAGACTTGCTGTTTTCCCGTAGAAGTAAGGAAAGGAACaaatattgtaaatcaatgTGCTGCTGTTTTCAGTATTTGAGCATGCCTGCCACTCGCGGATTGGTTAGAGTGTGTAGAAAGTTTAAACCAATCATTAAACTTCCCTCCAAAAGACAACGCCCACCCCTTTTTCTGCCTTGTCTTGTTTTACTGATGCTGTTTGTATTACAGATAATGTAATGCAGATGTTATTGGGAATAAAAGACACACAGCCGTtacttcaaatgtttattttaaagccaattttataatgtaaaaagtaatttattatatttagtACTTTATCTTTCACTTCCACAATAGTGTTTGtcatttgttattttgttttattgtgccAATAAAGTACCATTATATGAATTAAAATCTATTTGGCAGACGCATTTTGTCTAAgacaacttacagtgcattagaAAGTACTTTTGATCAAAATTCATGGGGAACTTACAGAATCAGAAAAGGTCACAAAACACTgttgtaataataaaatatagtaCACGTAAATCATATATTTTGTAGTAatctaaaatataaattataattacAAAATAACAGTGAAACACTGCTCCTTCATGAATTGgtgggtggctcttaaaagagcctttttattaaaataattttgtaaagtggatttatttctttttaggCGCTGCCTTTTTAGGCTTAGCTGCTTTGGGCTTTGTCGTCTGGGGTTTAGCAGCCTTCGCTTTCTTGGGGCTCTTCGCTGCTTTCTTAGGAGCCGCTGGCTTCTTTGCTTTCTTGGGGCTCTTTGTTGCCTTTTTAGCGGCGGTGGCGGCTGGTTTCTTAACTTTCTTGGGTGATTTCTTAGCGGCGGTCTTCTTTGTCGCTGCAGTCTTGGGCTTCTTGGCAGCGGCGGGTTTCTTGGCTGCGGGCTTCTTTGCTTTAGGAACGGCTTTCTTTGCAGTCGTCTTCTTGGTCTCTGCTTGTTGTTTGTTCAGTTTAAAAGACCCGGAAGCGCCGGTCCCTTTGGTCTGGACCAGGGTGCCTTTAGTCACGAGGTTCTTGATGGCGATCTTGACGCGAGCGTTTTTCTTCTCCACATCGTAGCCACCGGCGGCGAGCGCTTTCTTCAGGGCGGCGAGAGAGACGCCGCTCCTCTCCTTGGAAGCCGAGACAGCTTTGACGATGAGGTCACCGACGCTTGGTCCAGTTTTCTTGGCTTTTGTAGCGGATTTCTTTTTGGGTGCTTTGGCCGGCGGCGCGGCAGCAGCTGGAGCGGTTTCAGCCATTTCTCTAAGCGGTTCTGTATTCTCACGAACTCAGCACGAGATCAATGAGGAACAGCAGAGCGCGCGGCGCGTTTACACAGCACATGAGAACCGTCTAGACTCAACCTATCCAACTCAGTGTCTGTGCTCCTCCACGAGCTGCCgtgtgtgttttctcttctgacatttacaacaaaaccgcAGTCATAAAACACATTAGCACGataaaaaacaatgtaaacACAGAGCAGAGGTCCAGAGCTAAACAATGAAACTAAAATACACGAcgatttaaagtttattttagcaTCTTTAGATCAAACCCACGACCAGTGTCAGCCACATGATAAAGCCGCGTATGATTTTCATGTGTTTTTTCTCTTGAACAGTTGGTGAAAGATTAAAAGCGTCTTCTGTGTTTTTAACACGCAATTCCTAAGTCACTTGAATTAAATGAACATCATTGAAGATCTTGTCAAGTGTTATATATTGCTGTTATTCGGATCTTTTTGAAGCACACGCGCCACCCAAAGGCTTCCTATAGTTGACTTTAGCTCCAGTGATCAAGGTAGGCTATTTATTATATTCACAGTGACAGAACAGTGGAAGATAAATTAAAATGACAGAAGTATGCAAAATAGCAAGCAATGCGAAATttctaaatgtataaatatgaattacaaacaaaagataaaaatagcaaaagtggcatcatCACAACTGAGGTTTAAAGCAGACACTTCTGGTTTTAGTAAATCTATAGAGTTGCATTCTCTTCTTAAATTAAATAACCTTTATTTAGATCAGATACTGTGAGCtatttacaatatatttcaGTATCCAAATCCAGCAGCCTAGTAGAAAATAAATCTTTCAtaaaatctagatttaaaataacccaaattaccctgctaaaaaacaatagacaccatccCAAAAATTCTCTTGGTTTTATTGagaattttattggttgtgatggaatatttctcaaaacacactacagtgtattggtctttgttggtctctaatggtatgtattggttcccTTTCGAGAACGGTCTCTCGACATGGCATTagtagctgacgctatgggaggTCCTCATCTTTCGATTTTCTGAAGCTTTTTTATACAACGACACCAGTGTACTGGCTAATGGCTGTCATGACGGCGTATAAAGGCGTGGCTTTCGCCGCTATCTAACAACCGTCTCTAAGGCATATCATCAGATTATTTCTATTTACTTTATGATACGGAAGCGTTGCAGTTGAGTATCGCACCCGTAACGGACCTTATATGCATTCCGGCTGACATTTACGTAAATATATTGCTTCGCTCCTCGAGGAAAAAGGTCAGCGAAGAGAATAGCCGGGGTCTTTGCATGCTTGTGTTCTCGGCAGCGAAACACCACCAGCAGCGTGTCGCCGGTGGGTCGCAGCCAACCTGGAGACACCGCAGTGTATCTTCCAAACCTCTGGTGCGTCCGACGACCCGTCTCAGCACACAGCTCTCAAATGTGCCCATCAAACACGCGCTGCAGAGAGAGAAGGGCAGACAGAGCAGTGCAAGACTCCGCCATATAAGCTTCCCCCCGAGGTGTTCGAGGCTATGGAAGCGGGGCGGCCACGTGCATCCCTAGCTTGCATTATGCTAGGTTTGACCGTTCTGTCGTTTGTTGCATTGTGCTTATCTGCTGCCTGGGTAGTGCAGTGATAAGACCTATGTGCTGGCTGTGTCTGTATGTTCTGCCCTGGGTCAGGACGAGTTTCTGATTGGGTCCCTAGAGTCTCTGGCATCCAGTCTTTTTCACGTTGGCAACGCCGACTGGGCTAGGACTGGGCTAAGCGTTGTGGTGCATGGGTTTGAGTAAGCTCCACTAGGGCTGCTTGCCGTTCTCACAGCACGGTTCTTTACAGTCTTCCATAGCGTCAGCTACTGATGCAGTGTCGAGAGACCGTTCTCGAAAGAAGACATCTCAGTTACTATTGAAACCTTGTTTCCCTGAGAAACGAGAATGAGACATTGCTTAAGCTGCCGTGTCACTGCTCAGATCAGCTCTTCTGTTGTTCAGTCGAAAGAATCTGATGATATGCCTTAAAGACTTAAAGacgttatagacggtttcagtagtaacaacataagctgctgtcgtggtccgcacgtaactcccggtaaactctgctgagaataaataacaacaaagttctttaaacgtagtttatttatataacaagcacaaaaacaacacatagattacctaggaaaccaaaacatttgttattttcgacgaggcatttgttca is drawn from Misgurnus anguillicaudatus chromosome 6, ASM2758022v2, whole genome shotgun sequence and contains these coding sequences:
- the LOC129433569 gene encoding histone H1-like encodes the protein MAETAPAAAAPPAKAPKKKSATKAKKTGPSVGDLIVKAVSASKERSGVSLAALKKALAAGGYDVEKKNARVKIAIKNLVTKGTLVQTKGTGASGSFKLNKQQAETKKTTAKKAVPKAKKPAAKKPAAAKKPKTAATKKTAAKKSPKKVKKPAATAAKKATKSPKKAKKPAAPKKAAKSPKKAKAAKPQTTKPKAAKPKKAAPKKK